Proteins encoded together in one Salvelinus fontinalis isolate EN_2023a chromosome 6, ASM2944872v1, whole genome shotgun sequence window:
- the chic1 gene encoding cysteine-rich hydrophobic domain-containing protein 1, which produces MSVLLPNMADFDTIYELDEEDERVVSEEHLVKYCPEPVIMRGAGHITVFGLSNKFDTEFPSVFTGKVAPEEFKTSISRVNACLKKNVPVNVKWLLCGCLCCCCTVGFSLWPVICLNKRARRSIQKLLEWENNRLYHKLGLHWKLSKRKCESSNMMEYVILIEFLPKYPILRPD; this is translated from the exons ATGAGCGTCTTACTACCCAACATGGCGGATTTTGATACCATCTATGAGTTAGACGAGGAAGATGAACGTGTAGTGAGTGAAGAACATCTTGTTAAATATTGCCCAGAACCTGTGATTATGCGAGGGGCCGGGCACATCACCGT GTTTGGCTTGAGCAACAAATTTGACACAGAGTTTCCCTCAGTATTCACGGGAAAG GTGGCTCCAGAGGAGTTTAAAACCAGCATCAGCAGAGTGAACGCTTGCTTGAAGAAGAACGTGCCTGTCAATGTGAAGTGGCTTCTTTGCGGCTGCCTGTGCTGTTGCTGTACAGTGGGCTTCAGTCTGTGGCCCGTTATATGCCTCAACAAGAGA GCGAGAAGATCTATTCAGAAGTTGTTAGAATGGGAAAACAACCGGTTATATCACAAG CTGGGCCTGCACTGGAAACTCAGCAAAAGGAAATGTGAAAGCAGCAATATGATGGAATAT GTAATTCTTATAGAATTCTTACCCAAATATCCTATATTACGACCGGACTGA
- the lnx2b gene encoding ligand of Numb protein X 2b, translating into MTEPMVPSSSSSAGLTWAKMCKECGQQHEGGQENHLYEYQDEVDDELVCHICLQPLLQPMDTPCGHTYCFQCLSSFLKEQDFCPVDRQQLQLHHCRPSSLLVRNLLDKLTVLCPHQAECQQQMQRCELQPHLHNRCPVFRMLREEAERRKRPPWNELKGNRGGESGADTKHTRTATRDTQPEPGLINPAFEESEDETSMRSSLVAEANVVEMIREEQELGLRIVGGKDTPLGNIVIQEIIRDSLAARDGRLAPGDHILEVNDVSLASIPHGRAISVLRRPCPKLRLIVMQEKGFNPRHPQRPGLEHHTPSSTVMATASTPSHSPHGTAHNQGTVIQVTLVKRDRSEPLGIKLIRKSDETGVFILDLLAGGLAAKDGKLCNNDKVLAINGQDLRHGTPENAAQIIQASEVRVNFVVMRQPDAQGEGGSGGEGQGRVARRAPEPQYFRRPSTYMKDPPGGFSSQEKMVSLKKEPRLSLGITIAGGRDCRSRLPVYITSVQPVGCLHRDGTIKKGDVLLSINSVDLTQLTYNEAVSVLKAQTAQAQVVLRVIQTISEDPEDEGEAAKEAMESVENPREDVNWAPLWTRWLGLSSHMHWCRDIVLLKTNQESWGFSIVGGFEETRGQQPFFIKTIVPGTPVYLDGRLKCGDEIVAVNGATTVGMNNSSLIPMLKLQKNKVTLTVVSWPGSLV; encoded by the exons ATGACGGAGCCAATGGTccccagtagcagcagcagtgctGGCCTAACATGGGCAAAGATGTGCAAGGAGTGTGGCCAGCAGCACGAGGGAGGCCAGGAGAACCACCTGTATGAGTACCAGGATGAGGTAGATGACGAGCTGGTGTGCCACATCTGTCTGCAGCCCCTGCTGCAGCCCATGGACACGCCATGTGGTCACACCTACTGCTTCCAGTGCCTCAGCAGCTTCCTGAAGGAGCAGGACTTTTGTCCCGTGGACCGCCAGCAGCTGCAGCTGCACCATTGCCGGCCCTCCAGCCTGCTGGTCAGGAACCTGCTGGACAAGCTGACCGTGCTCTGCCCACACCAAGCTGAGTGCCAGCAGCAGATGCAGCGCTGCGAGCTGCAGCCCCACTTGCACAACAG aTGTCCTGTTTTCAGAATGCtgagggaggaggcagagaggaggaagagacccCCCTGGAATGAGCTAAAGGGGAACAGGGGGGGAGAGTCAGGCGCTGATACCAAACATACCCGTACCGCCACCCGGGACACCCAGCCCGAGCCTGGCCTCATCAACCCTGCCTTCGAAGAGAGCGAGGACG AGACCTCCATGCGGTCCAGCCTGGTGGCCGAGGCCAACGTGGTGGAGATGATTCGGGAGGAGCAGGAGTTGGGCCTGCGTATTGTGGGAGGAAAGGACACGCCCCTGGGAAACATAGTCATCCAGGAGATCATTCGTGACTCACTGGCGGCCCGCGACGGCAGGCTGGCCCCAGGGGACCACATTCTGGAG GTGAATGACGTCAGCCTGGCGTCTATCCCACACGGCCGGGCCATCTCTGTGCTGCGGCGGCCATGCCCTAAGCTCAGACTCATCGTCATGCAGGAGAAGGGCTTCAACCCTCGTCACCCGCAACGCCCTGGCCTCGAGCATCACACTCCCTCCTCCACCGTCATGGCCACTGCCTCCACTCCCTCTCACAGTCCCCACGGCACCGCCCACAACCAGGGCACGGTGATCCAGGTGACGCTGGTGAAGAGGGATCGCTCAGAGCCGCTGGGCATCAAGCTGATCCGCAAGTCGGACGAGACGGGGGTCTTCATTTTGGACCTGCTGGCAGGTGGGCTGGCGGCCAAGGACGGGAAACTATGCAACAATGACAAGGTGCTGGCCATCAACGGGCAAGACCTGAGACACGGCACCCCAGAGAACGCAGCACAGATCATACAG gcCAGTGAGGTGCGGGTGAACTTTGTGGTGATGAGGCAGCCGGACGCCCAGGGGGAGGGGGGCAGTGGGGGAGAGGGGCAGGGCCGAGTGGCTAGGAGGGCTCCAGAACCCCAGTATTTCAGACGCCCCTCCACCTACATGAAG GATCCACCAGGGGGCTTCTCCAGTCAGGAGAAGATGGTGAGTCTGAAGAAGGAGCCGAGACTCTCCCTGGGCATCACCATCGCCGGGGGGAGGGACTGCCGCAGCCGCCTGCCCGTCTACATCACCAGTGTCCAGCCTGTTGGCTGCCTGCACCGAGACGGCACTATCAAAAAAG GGGATGTCTTGCTGAGCATCAACAGCGTGGATCTGACCCAGCTGACTTACAATGAGGCGGTGTCGGTGCTGAAGGCCCAGACGGCCCAGGCCCAGGTGGTCCTCAGGGTCATCCAGACCATCTCAGAAGACCCAGAGGATGAGGGGGAGGCCGCCAAGGAGGCCATGGAGTCTGTGGAAAATCCAAGGGAGGATGTCAACTGGGCCCCGTTGTGGACCCGCTGGCTGGGGCTTTCCAG TCACATGCACTGGTGCCGTGACATCGTGTTGCTGAAGACCAATCAGGAGAGCTGGGGCTTCAGCATTGTGGGCGGCTTCGAGGAGACTCGCGGACAACAGCCGTTCTTCATCAAGACCATCGTGCCTGGTACACCTGTCTACCTCGACGGACGCCTCAA GTGTGGTGATGAGATTGTTGCTGTGAACGGAGCCACCACGGTGGGCATGAACAACTCGTCCCTCATCCCCATGCTCAAGCTGCAGAAGAATAAAGTCACACTGACTGTGGTGTCCTGGCCGGGGAGCCTGGTGTAG